Proteins encoded by one window of Lathyrus oleraceus cultivar Zhongwan6 chromosome 1, CAAS_Psat_ZW6_1.0, whole genome shotgun sequence:
- the LOC127103327 gene encoding uncharacterized protein LOC127103327, with translation MPKPHKPWYDENARCAFHANSEGHIIENCKVFKLQVQELVDQKILFFADVPNVGNNPLPKHDSSGVNVIESSTDDGLIKDVFKLKTLLTVVHARLMEAELMNGFTREKIDEDVAVIVPVVDQERFPKPFVVPYQRNVDLEPVKNIEPMIIYVPAPFSFDSTKVVPWNYEPIVYVGNKPVILKEPDVTNMAGAIGVTRSGRVFAPEVIPNKESAPTVEPTKGKKVNPPEAGESSSKKEVTGEEDRELLKFIKKSDYKFLNEAYVAEDISVIQFDNVVANLNASSCLMFTDDDLPPNGREHNMALHISIQCTNVTLARVLIDTGSSLNVLPKTTLAQLNIEGVQMRPSALIVKAFDGSKPTVIGEIDLPILIGPQTFRITFLNQYPERKIFSSAI, from the exons ATGCCGAAGCCGCATAAGCCTTggtatgatgagaatgctagatGTGCCTTTCATGCTAATTCAGAGGGTCATATAATAGAGAATTGCAAGGTGTTCAAGCTTCAGGTCCAAGAGTTGGTAGATCAGAAAATATTGTTTTTTGCTGATGTTCCAAATGTGGGGAACAATCCTTTGCCTAAACATGATAGTTCAGGTGTCAATGTTATAGAAAGTTCAACTGATGATGGATTGATAAAGGATGTGTTCAAGTTGAAGACTCTTTTAACAGTGGTCCATGCTAGATTGATGGAAGCAGAATTGATGAATGGA TTCACTAGAGAAAAGATTGATGAGGACGTTGCTGTGATTGTGCCTGTGGTTGATCAAGAGAGGTTTCCCAAGCCTTTTGTGGTCCCTTATCAGAGAAATGTTGACCTAGAGCCAGTGAAGAACATTGAGCCCATGATTATTTATGTTCCCGCTCCATTCTCATTTGACAGTACCAAAGTAGTGCCTTGGAACTATGAGCCTATAGTTTATGTGGGTAACAAACCTGTAATCTTGAAAGAGCCAGATGTGACTAACATGGCTGGAGCTATTGGTGTGACTCGAAGTGGAAGGGTTTTCGCTCCTGAAGTGATCCCAAACAAAGAAAGTGCACCAACAGTTGAACCAACGAAAGGGAAAAAGGTGAATCCTCCAGAAGCAGGAGAAAGCTCATCTAAGAAAGAAGTGACTGGTGAAGAGGATAGAGAACTCTTGAAGttcatcaagaagagtgattacaag TTCTTGAACGAAGCTTATGTGGCAGAAGACATCAGTGTTATTCAGTTTGATAATGTGGTTGCTAATCTCAATGCTAGTAGTTGTTTGATGTTCACTGATGATGATTTACCCCCTAATGGGCGAGAACATAATATGGCGCTTCATATCTCCATTCAGTGTACAAATGTCACTTTGGCTCGAGTACTAATAGATACAGGTTCATCCTTGAACGTGTTACCTAAGACTACCCTGGCACAATTGAATATTGAAGGGGTGCAGATGAGACCCAGTGCTTtgatagtgaaagcttttgatgggtctaagCCAACGGTTATTGGGGAGATTGACCTCCCAATCCTGATTGGCCCTCAAACTTTCCGTATTACCTTCCTG AATCAGTATCCGGAGAGGAAGATATTTTCGTCAGCCATTTGA